The following coding sequences are from one Neurospora crassa OR74A linkage group I, whole genome shotgun sequence window:
- a CDS encoding ribonuclease P complex subunit Pop1 produces MDNHNKQSASGKAAADSKKRKEAPLNQNQQGKESRPPARPQKRVKFQDARNIRSQPSDAALDDGKLDLQKFLSAREFEIKALETSMRKCKSANATRVFQQVPREMRRRTASHNAKRVPKRLRDRAKREMMEDNTPTVEARKRRPRTTRARIRAENAKRLEKLAARKRKRALQNEAGGENRDEPGKTTIQTRAPRPKIRRDTLNEPPKPKSKFKKRQINKTWLPTHLWHAKRATMTESTKPLWRFAIPLTPTQKCYRPTHRASGQKGTVFWDTSYMSTVRLYGAAGGIEQVLKALGLVQESLWGNRGRKWRSGTRTWSGMVSRQQRNSRRDIGPATILWNPTPTVETAAPESNTTELKKTQRQILIRTHPSCFLELFDELVKLAKLHTPQVHVEDLRFEIGSIELTGPGSTETLLAVLQPYYTEERHGQVFSSLVGVTNPASLPKDAVLGFSIKDPRLSYPPKRVDTASKVSDSALLDTLTQWPVEEQVKPYGLFDRDVRFKASSLPPQKSINRRKGASTPGQEMQVTAADPPIPVIAFTSRPAAGGQAQGTWTLLAPWKCILPIWYSIVHYPLSTGGNPRLGGLNEQRQIAFEQGTPWFPGDFLGTNAGVVWEMEQRAQRKKAWDRRPRGKRIEWASLDLGAGRKGEIGDGLACDFEHLLGLPTDHLPNSCEDQSTSDVDPNAMDLHPGEEAEAAAKLGKVHKNTVPSLTTVEQMKKTEFQALISSVNSGRPPPRSIISVNITFVTRGVANACARIYRLPSQPSATTAVPSSETEVPATDPVAAGMGSLPADLRDQWLQKIPGNKSGSRSTKVTTAHAAPHMSRDVGQGTRKQLMAKSLLSGDPLPYPRPTANQTDIGGGHPLCPGEEDLIGFVTAGAYSLSEGKGTAVGAISAEKAFDTVKESGPKEGRLCIVRNAGENVGWLARWELV; encoded by the coding sequence ATGGATAATCACAACAAACAATCCGCCTCAGGCAAGGCGGCGGCCGAttccaagaagcgcaaggaaGCCCCATTGAATCAGAACCAACAAGGCAAAGAATCGCGTCCTCCAGCCCGGCCACAAAAACGCGTCAAGTTCCAAGATGCACGCAACATCCGCAGCCAGCCTTCGGACGCCGCCCTTGACGATGGAAAGCTCGATCTCCAAAAGTTCCTTAGTGCCCGTGAATTCGAGATCAAGGCCCTCGAGACGAGCATGCGAAAATGCAAGAGCGCCAACGCCACCCGGGTGTTCCAGCAGGTACCGCGCGAGATGAGACGGCGGACGGCGAGTCACAACGCCAAGAGGGTTCCCAAGAGGCTGCGCGACAGAGCCAAAAgagagatgatggaggacaACACACCGACCGTCGAAGCGAGGAAACGACGGCCACGTACAACACGCGCCAGGATACGTGCCGAAAACGCAAAGCGACTCGAGAAACTGGCcgcaaggaagaggaaaagggcgTTGCAAAATGAAGCCGGGGGAGAGAACAGGGACGAGCCCGGAAAGACGACGATCCAGACGAGAGCCCCGAGACCCAAGATACGACGTGATACCCTGAACGAGCCCCCGAAGCCAAAGTCCAAATTCAAAAAGAGACAGATCAACAAGACCTGGCTCCCTACCCATCTATGGCATGCCAAACGAGCGACAATGACCGAGTCAACCAAGCCTCTGTGGCGGTTCGCGATCCCTTTGACACCGACGCAAAAATGCTATCGACCGACCCACCGAGCTTCTGGACAAAAGGGAACTGTTTTCTGGGATACAAGTTACATGAGCACGGTCAGGCTCTACGGAGCAGCGGGAGGCATTGAGCAGGTTCTCAAGGCACTAGGGCTGGTTCAGGAGAGTCTATGGGGCAACCGTGGCAGGAAATGGAGAAGTGGTACGAGGACATGGAGCGGTATGGTGAGCAGACAGCAAAGGAATTCAAGAAGGGACATCGGGCCTGCTACGATTCTATGGAACCCCACTCCGACCGTCGAGACTGCCGCGCCCGAGTCAAACACTACCGAGCTGAAGAAGACTCAACGACAAATCTTAATCAGGACACACCCCTCATGCTTTCTTGAACTCTTTGACGAGCTGGTTAAGCTCGCAAAGCTACATACGCCCCAAGTTCACGTCGAGGACTTGCGTTTCGAAATCGGTAGCATCGAGCTTACTGGACCCGGTTCCACAGAGACATTGCTTGCCGTGCTTCAACCATATTATACCGAGGAGCGCCATGGGCAGGTTTTCTCCTCTCTAGTTGGGGTAACAAATCCCGCTTCTCTTCCTAAAGACGCAGTACTGGGCTTCTCAATCAAAGACCCGCGATTGTCGTATCCTCCCAAGCGGGTCGACACCGCCAGCAAGGTGAGCGATTCTGCTCTGCTCGATACTTTGACTCAATGGCCTGTTGAGGAACAGGTGAAGCCATATGGGCTCTTCGACCGTGATGTTCGCTTCAAAGCTTCCAGTCTACCACCACAAAAGTCCATCAATCGCCGAAAGGGCGCCAGTACCCCAGGGCAAGAGATGCAAGTCACAGCAGCGGACCCTCCTATACCAGTCATCGCGTTCACCTCCAGACCGGCAGCTGGTGGTCAGGCACAGGGTACATGGACACTGTTGGCGCCATGGAAATGTATTCTGCCGATATGGTACAGCATTGTCCATTATCCCTTATCCACTGGAGGCAATCCTCGGCTAGGGGGGTTGAATGAGCAGCGGCAGATTGCTTTTGAACAAGGGACTCCCTGGTTTCCTGGGGATTTTCTTGGGACGAATGCGGGTGTGGTATGGGAGATGGAACAGCGCGCGCAGCGCAAGAAGGCCTGGGACCGGCGGCCGAGGGGCAAGCGCATTGAATGGGCCTCGCTGGATCTCGGCGCTGGACGAAAGGGCGAGATTGGAGATGGCTTAGCGTGCGATTTTGAGCATCTTCTCGGTTTGCCCACGGATCATTTGCCGAACTCCTGCGAGGATCAATCAACGTCGGATGTCGATCCAAATGCAATGGACCTTCATCCTGGGGAAGAGGCTGAAGCCGCAGCCAAGTTGGGGAAGGTCCACAAAAATACAGTGCCGTCTTTGACGACGGTTGagcagatgaagaagacaGAGTTTCAGGCCCTTATCTCCTCGGTGAATTCGGGCAGACCTCCCCCACGGTCGATCATATCAGTCAACATCACATTTGTAACCAGAGGCGTTGCAAACGCGTGCGCCAGAATATATCGTCTTCCATCTCAGCCTTCAGCAACGACGGCTGTCCCGTCGTCGGAGACGGAGGTACCCGCTACTGATCCGGTCGCGGCCGGCATGGGATCTCTACCTGCGGATCTCCGCGATCAATGGCTTCAGAAAATCCCCGGCAACAAAAGCGGCAGCAGGTCTACCAAAGTCACCACAGCACACGCAGCACCACATATGTCTCGCGACGTTGGTCAGGGTACTCGAAAACAATTAATGGCCAAGTCTCTCCTGTCAGGGGATCCATTACCCTACCCCAGGCCTACAGCTAATCAGACAGACATTGGCGGTGGCCATCCGCTGTGCCCCGGCGAGGAGGACCTGATCGGGTTCGTGACGGCCGGGGCGTACAGCCTTAGCGAGGGCAAGGGTA